The following coding sequences are from one Armatimonadota bacterium window:
- a CDS encoding proline--tRNA ligase: MSSNLGIPTRENDYAGWYNELVIKADLVDQSPVRGCMVIKPHGFAMWELMQRALDDMIKETGHSNAYFPLLIPKSFFDKEADHVDGFAKECAVVTHHRLKKDPNGKDLIPDPEAELEEPFIIRPTSETIIWNSYKKWIQSYRDLPILINQWANVMRWELRTRAFLRSAEFLWQEGHTAHATFEEAEEESLNILHNVYAKFAEEWMAVPVFRGLKTENEKFAGADHSYCIEAMTQDRRAIQAGTSHHLGQNFAKAFDVQFQSAEGKLEYVYATSWGVSTRLMGTLIMAHSDDKGLVCPPKLAPIQVVFVPMGKNEVLEQTTSVAKDLAAQMKARGLRVKVDDRAKESPGFKAKHWEMRGVCVRVDVGGRELEAGELGVARRDNDEKTMVAIEKIVDYVVGLMPTIQQDLFDRAKTFMLENTIRIDTWEDFQKQFDGEGGGGFVLAHWDGTTETEEKISDLTKATIRCIPLEPLDPSDNQPGQCVMTGKPSKQRVIFAKAY, translated from the coding sequence GTGAGCAGTAATTTAGGTATTCCAACCCGCGAGAACGACTACGCTGGTTGGTACAACGAATTGGTAATTAAGGCTGATCTCGTCGATCAGTCCCCGGTCCGTGGGTGCATGGTCATCAAGCCCCATGGCTTCGCCATGTGGGAGCTGATGCAGCGCGCGCTCGACGACATGATCAAAGAAACCGGACACTCCAACGCCTACTTCCCTCTGCTCATCCCCAAGTCGTTTTTCGATAAGGAGGCCGACCATGTGGACGGCTTCGCCAAGGAGTGCGCGGTTGTAACCCACCATCGGCTGAAAAAGGATCCGAATGGAAAAGACTTGATTCCGGACCCGGAAGCCGAGTTGGAGGAGCCGTTCATTATCCGCCCGACAAGCGAAACCATCATCTGGAACAGCTACAAGAAGTGGATTCAGAGCTACCGTGACCTGCCGATCCTCATCAATCAATGGGCGAACGTCATGCGATGGGAGCTTCGTACCCGTGCGTTCCTGCGGAGCGCAGAGTTCTTGTGGCAAGAAGGCCACACGGCCCATGCCACGTTCGAGGAGGCGGAAGAAGAGTCACTCAACATCCTGCACAACGTGTACGCCAAGTTCGCTGAAGAGTGGATGGCAGTTCCGGTGTTTCGGGGACTCAAGACCGAGAACGAGAAGTTCGCTGGTGCCGATCACTCGTACTGCATTGAGGCGATGACGCAGGATCGCCGAGCGATCCAAGCCGGAACCTCGCACCACTTGGGGCAAAACTTTGCCAAGGCGTTCGACGTGCAGTTCCAGAGCGCGGAAGGCAAGCTTGAGTACGTTTACGCGACTTCATGGGGTGTCTCCACCCGTTTGATGGGCACGCTCATCATGGCGCACAGCGACGACAAAGGTCTGGTCTGCCCACCTAAGCTCGCTCCGATTCAGGTCGTGTTCGTGCCAATGGGTAAGAACGAAGTCCTCGAACAGACCACCTCGGTTGCTAAAGATCTTGCCGCTCAGATGAAGGCACGCGGTCTGCGAGTCAAAGTCGACGACCGCGCCAAGGAGTCTCCTGGCTTCAAAGCCAAGCATTGGGAAATGCGGGGCGTCTGTGTCCGCGTCGATGTGGGCGGTCGCGAACTCGAGGCAGGTGAACTCGGCGTCGCTCGTCGCGATAATGACGAGAAGACGATGGTCGCCATCGAAAAGATCGTCGACTACGTCGTCGGCCTTATGCCGACCATCCAACAGGACCTCTTCGACCGAGCCAAGACGTTCATGCTCGAAAACACCATCCGCATCGACACCTGGGAGGATTTCCAGAAGCAGTTCGACGGCGAAGGTGGCGGCGGCTTTGTGCTCGCCCACTGGGACGGCACAACCGAAACCGAAGAAAAGATCAGCGACCTCACAAAGGCGACCATTCGGTGCATCCCGCTTGAGCCGCTCGATCCGTCCGATAACCAGCCGGGCCAGTGCGTCATGACCGGCAAGCCGAGTAAGCAGCGTGTGATCTTCGCGAAGGCTTACTAA
- a CDS encoding phytanoyl-CoA dioxygenase family protein, translating to MSAAVAETARDFYRSNGYLLVEGLFTEAECDFWRTYFTDMVERGGDGWAEGGVDVNHPDPLKRYPRLLQPHRGDKVAFDFMVDARINEYLSSFYDRSPLAVQTMVYFKPPGARGQALHQDNRYLKADPGTCMAAWVALEDIDEENGCLQVLPGTHDMPMVCPESAEMSQSFTTDRINLPIEPMNVIMKKGDVLFFNGSLVHGSGPNHSKDRFRRIIVGHYIEGQADRVAHYYDPVYRMDGTKVENIMFIDGSGGPCGIPFVEDGELRFRMDGVIGEISGPH from the coding sequence ATGAGTGCAGCTGTTGCCGAAACCGCGCGAGATTTTTACCGATCCAACGGATATCTATTGGTCGAAGGCTTGTTTACCGAAGCCGAATGCGACTTTTGGCGCACGTACTTCACCGACATGGTGGAGCGAGGCGGCGATGGATGGGCCGAAGGCGGGGTCGATGTGAACCATCCCGACCCGCTGAAGCGGTATCCACGCCTGCTGCAGCCGCATCGAGGCGACAAAGTGGCGTTTGACTTCATGGTCGATGCACGCATCAACGAGTACCTGTCGTCATTCTATGATCGATCGCCATTGGCGGTGCAGACGATGGTTTACTTCAAGCCTCCGGGAGCCCGAGGACAGGCGCTTCATCAGGACAATCGCTACTTGAAGGCTGACCCGGGTACCTGCATGGCGGCGTGGGTGGCCCTAGAGGACATCGACGAGGAGAACGGATGCCTGCAGGTACTTCCGGGCACTCACGATATGCCGATGGTGTGCCCTGAGTCGGCCGAGATGAGCCAAAGCTTCACCACCGACCGAATCAATCTACCGATTGAGCCAATGAACGTGATTATGAAGAAGGGCGACGTACTTTTCTTCAACGGGTCTCTGGTCCACGGCTCGGGACCGAACCACTCCAAGGACCGCTTCCGCCGAATCATCGTGGGACATTACATCGAAGGTCAGGCGGATCGAGTGGCTCACTACTACGACCCGGTCTATCGCATGGACGGGACAAAAGTAGAAAACATTATGTTTATCGACGGGTCGGGCGGCCCCTGCGGAATTCCTTTTGTTGAAGACGGCGAGCTTCGCTTCCGAATGGATGGCGTGATCGGCGAGATCAGCGGACCGCACTAG
- a CDS encoding prepilin-type N-terminal cleavage/methylation domain-containing protein: MKFGRAFTLVELLVVITIIAVLAAILFPVFSRAKAAAKTTDCLAKNNQLLKATMLYVTDSDGHYPQSRKSTGAPWVDDASGSLEEPDYGSIFPLLNPYIGAKFTDLSCPEDPDPKGIVCQSINPDVPNLASYIYNGNFAFGLNESSVDRSSQTVIYAERRSNVVDGIEPFCNYMYRPWFNQSNPQAPEDDMDATAGAVATQRHNGHSIFGFVDGHTKNLAWAQTFDLAANVNLHKVQD; this comes from the coding sequence ATGAAATTTGGGAGAGCGTTCACACTAGTAGAACTACTGGTCGTCATTACGATCATTGCTGTATTGGCCGCGATCCTCTTTCCTGTGTTCTCTCGCGCAAAAGCTGCCGCCAAGACCACCGATTGCCTGGCGAAGAACAACCAGCTTCTCAAGGCGACAATGTTGTACGTCACCGATAGCGATGGCCACTATCCGCAGTCGCGAAAATCGACTGGTGCCCCTTGGGTGGACGATGCCAGTGGCTCCCTGGAGGAGCCGGATTACGGCTCAATTTTCCCTTTGCTAAACCCCTACATCGGGGCAAAATTCACCGATCTATCGTGTCCCGAAGACCCCGATCCGAAAGGAATTGTCTGCCAAAGCATCAATCCCGACGTTCCAAACTTGGCGTCTTACATCTACAACGGCAACTTCGCTTTTGGCCTGAACGAATCGAGCGTCGATCGGTCCTCGCAAACCGTCATCTACGCGGAGCGAAGATCGAACGTTGTCGACGGCATTGAGCCGTTCTGCAACTACATGTACCGACCCTGGTTCAATCAATCGAACCCGCAAGCTCCCGAGGATGACATGGATGCGACCGCCGGCGCGGTGGCAACCCAGCGTCACAATGGGCATTCCATTTTCGGATTTGTGGACGGCCACACCAAGAATCTCGCCTGGGCCCAAACTTTTGACCTAGCCGCCAACGTGAATCTTCACAAAGTTCAGGACTAG
- a CDS encoding aldo/keto reductase, whose translation MPALGLGTFGSDNYDANTVARAVIEGAEIGYRHFDCAEVYGNEAEIGQSLKSIQKSGIAREDMWVTSKVWNNHHDDPVSACENSLRNLGLDYLDLYLIHWPFPNHHEKGVDVNSRDPHAVPFSLDRYMDTWSLLEELYHRGLVRHIGTSNMTISKLTAVLQSAEIKPHANEMEIHPHFQQPDLFDYCVANQIVPIGYSPIGSPSRPERDRTPEDTVDIEEPAILAAANRLGVHPAVVCVLWQVQRGSVPIPFSVKRPQMQATFDAVSDLTLMDEEMEAIAWADRGCRLIKGQVFLWPEANDWPDLWA comes from the coding sequence ATGCCGGCGCTTGGACTTGGCACTTTCGGCTCCGACAATTACGACGCCAACACCGTGGCTCGCGCCGTCATCGAGGGCGCCGAGATCGGTTATCGACACTTCGACTGCGCCGAGGTCTACGGAAATGAAGCCGAAATTGGGCAATCCCTGAAGTCCATCCAGAAATCCGGAATTGCCCGAGAAGACATGTGGGTGACCAGCAAGGTCTGGAACAACCATCACGACGATCCTGTTTCCGCCTGCGAAAATTCGCTCCGCAACCTCGGCCTCGACTACCTGGACCTGTATCTCATCCACTGGCCGTTTCCCAATCATCACGAAAAAGGCGTCGATGTCAATTCTCGCGATCCTCACGCGGTTCCCTTCAGCCTCGACCGCTACATGGATACTTGGAGCCTCCTCGAAGAGCTTTACCACCGTGGCCTGGTGCGCCACATTGGAACGTCCAACATGACGATCTCCAAGCTGACGGCCGTGCTCCAAAGCGCTGAGATCAAGCCCCACGCCAACGAGATGGAGATTCATCCTCATTTCCAGCAACCGGACCTGTTCGACTATTGCGTTGCAAACCAAATCGTCCCGATCGGCTACTCGCCCATCGGCTCACCCAGCCGCCCCGAGCGCGACCGAACTCCCGAGGACACCGTCGATATCGAAGAACCGGCCATCCTGGCCGCGGCCAACCGACTCGGCGTTCACCCTGCCGTGGTTTGCGTTTTGTGGCAGGTCCAACGCGGCTCGGTTCCCATCCCATTTTCCGTCAAGCGGCCCCAGATGCAGGCAACCTTCGATGCTGTCAGCGACCTAACGCTCATGGACGAAGAAATGGAAGCCATCGCCTGGGCAGACCGCGGTTGTCGCTTGATCAAGGGTCAAGTCTTCCTTTGGCCCGAAGCAAACGACTGGCCCGACCTCTGGGCCTAG
- a CDS encoding glucosidase — protein MSTPEHQRLQDQKEGIGHWYRWGTFLSDRHWGTVREDYSADGNAWQYFPHDQARSRAYRWGEDGIAGWCDRHCEVILAWAFWNGHDPILKERYFGLTNPEGNHGEDVKELYYHLDGTPTSSYMRMVYIYPQAAYPYEDLVKTNAKIGVHAGEYELADTGVLKDDRYFEIEVTYAKVDEFSTIARTRVTNKGPEKAKIWVLPHLWFRNKWSWRDGAERPSIVLEGDKTLIANSDRYGKVQLEIPEASEFLFTENETNTALIFGGPNKSPYVKDAFHRYLIHGEKEAVNPKQVGTKACGVITLELGPGETKDLYAYMACEGCALPDGEWSSVVETRASEADAFYQAMALKEKQKSLILRRAIAGLLWSRQYYYFDWDRWAAGDDNQPAPPPGHATRNFGWKHLHAKDIILMPDGWEYPWFAAWDLAFHCVTASLVDPDFAKDQLLLLMREWYMHPNGQIPAYEWAFSDVNPPVHAWAALKIFRDLRERTGESDYEFLERAFHKLLLNFTWWINRKDQLDNNLFEGGFLGLDNIGLFDRNTQLPNGEILEQSDGTSWMGMYCLNMLSIALELCQHDDSYADVASKFFEHFLYIANALNSSGMWDDEDGFYYDILRYPSSTELIKVRSIVGIIPLFAIAAIPAEQIATLEGFKERVQWFVRHRPDLADAFHQTLDAGSKRLSYLSLVPKERVVRILSKVFNEDEFLSPHGVRGLSKYYRNRPYEKDIEGIQHRIDYEPGESRTGVFGGNSNWRGPVWMPINYLLVEALRQHHISWGDDFRIALDEAADGTRVGELADLLSRRLISLYEPTRKGVRPAQPDEFSKANLDYLLFYEYFDGDTGRGCGANHQTGWTALIANLIAEQH, from the coding sequence ATGAGCACCCCGGAACATCAGCGGCTACAAGACCAGAAGGAAGGAATCGGCCACTGGTACCGGTGGGGCACCTTCCTGTCGGATCGGCACTGGGGCACCGTGCGGGAGGACTACTCGGCGGACGGTAACGCCTGGCAGTATTTCCCGCACGACCAGGCCCGGTCGCGGGCGTACCGGTGGGGCGAAGACGGCATCGCCGGATGGTGCGACAGGCACTGTGAAGTCATCTTGGCGTGGGCGTTTTGGAACGGCCACGATCCAATCCTGAAGGAGCGGTATTTCGGCCTGACCAACCCCGAGGGGAACCACGGCGAGGACGTCAAGGAGCTTTACTACCACCTGGATGGAACGCCGACGAGTTCGTACATGCGGATGGTTTACATTTATCCGCAGGCGGCGTATCCGTACGAGGACCTAGTCAAGACCAACGCGAAGATCGGAGTCCACGCGGGGGAGTACGAGCTAGCCGACACCGGCGTGCTAAAGGACGACCGGTACTTCGAGATCGAAGTGACGTACGCCAAGGTGGACGAGTTTTCGACCATCGCGCGGACGAGGGTGACGAACAAGGGTCCCGAGAAAGCCAAGATTTGGGTCTTGCCGCACCTGTGGTTCCGTAACAAGTGGTCTTGGCGCGACGGGGCCGAACGTCCGTCGATTGTCCTGGAAGGCGACAAGACGCTGATCGCCAATTCGGATCGTTACGGAAAGGTCCAACTCGAAATTCCCGAAGCAAGCGAATTCTTGTTTACCGAGAACGAGACGAACACTGCGCTGATCTTTGGCGGACCGAACAAGAGTCCGTATGTCAAGGACGCCTTTCACCGGTATCTGATTCACGGCGAAAAGGAGGCGGTCAACCCCAAGCAGGTTGGGACCAAGGCGTGCGGAGTCATCACCCTTGAGCTTGGGCCGGGTGAAACGAAGGACTTATACGCCTATATGGCTTGCGAGGGCTGCGCCCTGCCAGATGGTGAATGGAGCTCGGTGGTAGAAACGCGGGCCAGCGAGGCCGACGCGTTCTATCAGGCAATGGCCCTGAAGGAGAAGCAGAAGTCACTGATCCTGCGACGGGCGATTGCCGGGCTCCTGTGGTCGCGGCAGTATTACTACTTCGACTGGGACCGATGGGCGGCGGGAGACGACAATCAGCCCGCACCACCGCCTGGACACGCGACGCGCAACTTCGGGTGGAAGCACCTCCACGCGAAGGACATTATTTTGATGCCGGACGGGTGGGAGTACCCGTGGTTTGCGGCGTGGGACTTGGCGTTCCACTGCGTCACGGCGTCGCTGGTCGACCCAGACTTTGCCAAGGATCAACTACTCCTGCTGATGCGCGAGTGGTATATGCACCCGAACGGACAGATTCCGGCATACGAGTGGGCGTTCTCCGATGTGAACCCGCCGGTTCACGCCTGGGCGGCCCTGAAGATCTTCCGCGATTTGCGAGAGCGGACGGGCGAGAGCGACTACGAATTCCTCGAGCGAGCCTTCCATAAGCTCCTGCTCAACTTCACGTGGTGGATCAACCGGAAGGACCAGTTGGACAACAACCTGTTTGAAGGCGGGTTCCTCGGACTCGACAACATCGGCCTGTTCGACCGCAACACCCAACTGCCGAACGGCGAGATTCTAGAGCAATCCGACGGCACGAGTTGGATGGGCATGTACTGCCTGAACATGCTGTCGATTGCGCTGGAGCTTTGTCAGCATGACGACTCGTATGCTGATGTGGCTTCAAAGTTCTTCGAGCATTTTCTGTATATCGCCAACGCGCTGAATTCTAGTGGGATGTGGGACGACGAGGACGGCTTTTACTACGATATCCTGCGATATCCGTCAAGCACGGAACTCATCAAAGTCCGTTCGATCGTCGGCATTATTCCGCTCTTTGCGATTGCGGCGATTCCGGCCGAGCAGATTGCGACGCTGGAAGGATTCAAGGAGCGCGTGCAATGGTTCGTGCGACACCGACCCGACCTAGCGGATGCATTCCACCAGACGCTGGATGCAGGAAGCAAGCGGCTCAGCTACCTTTCACTCGTGCCGAAGGAGCGGGTCGTGCGCATCCTCTCGAAGGTCTTCAATGAAGATGAATTTCTGAGCCCGCACGGGGTTCGTGGGCTCTCGAAGTATTATCGAAATCGACCTTATGAGAAGGACATCGAAGGGATTCAGCATCGGATTGACTACGAACCGGGCGAGTCGAGAACGGGAGTCTTCGGGGGCAACTCGAACTGGCGGGGTCCGGTATGGATGCCGATCAACTATCTGCTCGTCGAGGCGTTGCGTCAGCACCATATCTCGTGGGGCGACGATTTTCGGATTGCGCTGGATGAAGCGGCGGATGGCACTCGCGTGGGCGAATTGGCCGACCTCCTGAGCCGCCGCTTGATCTCGCTTTACGAGCCAACTCGCAAAGGCGTTCGTCCGGCGCAGCCAGATGAGTTTTCGAAGGCTAACCTGGATTACCTGCTGTTCTATGAGTACTTTGACGGCGATACGGGGCGAGGTTGTGGGGCGAACCACCAGACGGGGTGGACGGCGCTGATTGCGAATCTGATTGCAGAGCAGCACTAG
- a CDS encoding glucose 1-dehydrogenase, with protein sequence MYPHQPLKGQNALVTGANSGIGEGCVRHLAAAGAAVAINYVRNPEAADAIASDINQSGGKAISVMADVSNEEQVIAMVQTCVKEFGTLDILVPNAGLQQDSKIENMTVAQWDLVMNVNLRGQFLCIREAVREFERRGMREVSKALGKIICMSSVHEVIPWAGHANYAASKGGVKLMMQSIAQEVSDRLIRVNSIAPGAIATPINRPAWDTDAAEAKLLDLIPYNRVGLPDDIGQAAVWLASDASDYVVGTTIFVDGGMTLCEGFASGG encoded by the coding sequence ATGTACCCCCATCAACCGTTGAAGGGCCAGAACGCGCTCGTCACCGGTGCGAACTCGGGTATCGGCGAAGGGTGCGTCCGCCACTTGGCCGCCGCTGGCGCGGCTGTCGCCATCAACTACGTGCGCAACCCCGAGGCGGCAGACGCCATCGCTTCCGATATCAATCAGTCGGGTGGAAAGGCGATCAGCGTGATGGCCGATGTGAGCAACGAAGAGCAGGTCATTGCGATGGTGCAAACCTGCGTGAAGGAATTCGGAACGCTCGATATTCTGGTTCCGAACGCGGGCCTTCAGCAGGACAGCAAGATCGAGAATATGACGGTCGCGCAATGGGATCTGGTCATGAACGTCAATCTACGAGGGCAGTTCCTCTGCATTCGGGAAGCCGTTCGAGAGTTCGAACGGCGCGGCATGCGCGAGGTCAGCAAAGCGCTGGGCAAGATCATCTGCATGAGCTCGGTTCACGAAGTGATTCCGTGGGCGGGACACGCCAACTACGCGGCTTCGAAGGGCGGCGTCAAGCTGATGATGCAGTCGATCGCTCAGGAGGTCTCGGACCGGCTGATTCGCGTTAACTCCATCGCGCCGGGAGCGATCGCCACGCCGATCAATCGACCGGCATGGGACACGGATGCGGCGGAAGCCAAGCTCCTGGACCTGATTCCCTACAACCGCGTCGGCCTGCCGGACGACATCGGTCAAGCCGCGGTTTGGCTAGCTTCGGACGCAAGCGACTACGTAGTGGGCACCACGATTTTCGTCGACGGCGGCATGACGCTCTGCGAAGGATTTGCCAGCGGCGGATAG
- a CDS encoding YjhG/YagF family D-xylonate dehydratase: MSSRDIYDVATRAAGPSGQLPLTEEMLLNRPSGDLFGLSQNAGMGWEASKVVGDEYLILSTLGGLRGEDGKPIALGYHTGHWEVGLQVRECAEELTRQGAIPFAGFVSDPCDGRTQGTVGMFDSLPYRNDAAMVLRRLIRSLPTRKGVLGVATCDKGLPAMMMALAAMGDLPCALVPGGVTLPPDHGEDAGKIQSIGARFSHGLISLKEAAEAGCRACATPGGGCQFFGTAATAQAVAEALGLTVPHAALAPSGQPIWLDVATRTACEIRKNGIPVRDIVTSEAIENAMLVHAACGGSTNLLIHIPAIAHAAGLPRPTVEDWIRVNRAVPRLVDVLPNGPNDHPTVRMYLAGGVPEVMLHLRDLRLLHGSAMTINGRTLDENLDEWEQSERRARLKAILREQDGVDPDDVISSPEQARAKGLTSTVCFPVGNLAPQGSVIKATAIDSSLLDGDGVYRKTGPAKVFTEESKAIEAIKRGEIVAGDILVLTCCGPLGTGMEETYQLTSALKYLPFGKEVALITDARFSGVSTGACVGHVGPEALAGGPIGKVRDGDTIRIVVNTKTMEATVDLIDDPDFSKRTPDSGLKPHPLLPDDTRLWAAMVTASGGLWGGCVYDTDEIITKLMNKS, encoded by the coding sequence GTGTCATCGCGAGACATCTATGACGTAGCGACGCGGGCGGCCGGCCCGAGCGGCCAGCTACCACTCACCGAAGAAATGCTTTTGAACCGCCCTTCGGGCGACCTCTTCGGCCTTTCGCAAAATGCGGGCATGGGGTGGGAGGCGTCCAAAGTCGTCGGCGATGAGTACCTCATTCTTTCGACCCTTGGCGGACTGCGCGGTGAAGACGGAAAGCCGATCGCCCTCGGCTACCACACTGGGCATTGGGAAGTAGGTCTGCAGGTTCGCGAATGCGCCGAGGAGTTGACCCGGCAAGGTGCGATTCCGTTTGCGGGGTTCGTTTCTGACCCGTGCGACGGTCGAACGCAGGGGACGGTTGGCATGTTCGATTCACTTCCCTATCGCAACGACGCAGCAATGGTTCTGCGACGTCTGATCCGATCTTTGCCGACTAGGAAAGGTGTACTCGGAGTGGCGACGTGCGACAAAGGGCTTCCAGCCATGATGATGGCGCTGGCAGCGATGGGCGATCTGCCGTGCGCCTTGGTGCCGGGCGGAGTGACGCTCCCGCCGGACCATGGAGAGGACGCGGGAAAGATTCAGTCGATCGGCGCGCGTTTCTCGCACGGACTGATCTCGCTAAAGGAAGCAGCGGAAGCTGGATGTCGAGCGTGTGCGACGCCGGGCGGAGGGTGCCAATTCTTTGGAACGGCAGCGACGGCTCAGGCGGTCGCCGAGGCTTTGGGCTTGACGGTTCCACACGCCGCGCTGGCACCAAGCGGACAGCCGATCTGGCTGGACGTCGCCACGCGAACCGCCTGCGAGATTCGAAAGAACGGAATTCCGGTTCGAGACATCGTGACCTCCGAAGCGATTGAGAATGCGATGCTGGTTCACGCCGCATGCGGCGGGTCCACCAATCTTCTGATCCATATTCCCGCGATTGCCCACGCGGCGGGGCTACCTCGCCCAACGGTCGAGGACTGGATTCGAGTCAACCGAGCAGTACCGCGATTGGTCGATGTCTTGCCAAATGGCCCCAATGACCACCCAACGGTGCGGATGTACTTGGCGGGCGGCGTGCCCGAGGTGATGCTCCATTTGCGGGACCTCAGACTCTTGCATGGGTCGGCGATGACGATCAATGGGCGAACGCTCGACGAAAACTTGGACGAGTGGGAGCAGTCGGAGAGGCGGGCACGGCTCAAGGCGATCTTGCGGGAGCAAGATGGCGTCGACCCCGACGACGTGATTTCGTCGCCCGAGCAAGCGAGGGCGAAGGGACTGACGAGCACGGTCTGCTTTCCGGTCGGGAATTTGGCCCCTCAGGGCAGCGTCATCAAGGCGACGGCCATCGACTCTTCGCTCTTGGATGGCGACGGCGTGTACCGAAAGACCGGACCTGCGAAGGTATTTACGGAAGAATCCAAGGCCATCGAAGCGATCAAGCGGGGCGAGATTGTGGCGGGCGACATCTTGGTGTTGACCTGTTGTGGACCGCTGGGAACGGGCATGGAGGAGACCTACCAACTGACCAGCGCCCTGAAGTATCTGCCCTTTGGGAAGGAGGTCGCCCTGATCACCGATGCACGGTTTTCGGGCGTTAGCACGGGGGCGTGCGTTGGCCATGTTGGACCCGAGGCATTGGCAGGCGGACCGATCGGCAAAGTTCGAGACGGAGACACGATTCGCATCGTGGTCAACACCAAAACGATGGAAGCGACGGTCGACTTGATCGACGACCCTGACTTTTCAAAACGAACCCCAGACAGCGGTCTGAAACCCCATCCTTTGCTTCCCGACGACACGCGCCTTTGGGCGGCAATGGTCACTGCCAGCGGGGGACTTTGGGGTGGGTGCGTGTACGATACGGACGAAATCATCACGAAACTGATGAATAAATCGTAG
- a CDS encoding fumarylacetoacetate hydrolase: MLLTRHASREGIVWCVDGHALPTETTLIDLLQMDAKEMNSLLLESPHERTQDRVAPIEPHQEVWASGVTYLRSRVEREAESSSSDVYSTVYTAERPELFFKSVGWRVVGDGDPIRIRKDSEWNVPEPELTLVINAKGQIIGYTIGNDVSSRSIEGENPLYLPQAKMYDGSCALGPGIVVASAKDIEFLPIEMEIWRGDECIFEDRTDLSQMKRELNELVSFLFREMSFPDGVFLMTGTGIVPAAPFTLEVGDHVIIRIGELTLANKVG, encoded by the coding sequence ATGCTATTGACTCGGCATGCCTCTCGAGAAGGCATTGTTTGGTGTGTCGATGGCCACGCGCTACCGACCGAAACCACCCTCATCGACCTCCTCCAGATGGATGCTAAGGAGATGAACAGCCTACTTCTGGAGAGCCCTCACGAGCGAACCCAGGACCGCGTTGCGCCCATCGAGCCGCATCAGGAAGTGTGGGCGAGCGGAGTTACCTACCTCCGAAGCCGGGTTGAGCGAGAGGCGGAATCTTCTAGTTCCGACGTCTACTCCACGGTCTATACGGCCGAAAGGCCAGAGCTTTTCTTCAAGTCCGTCGGTTGGCGCGTGGTTGGTGACGGAGACCCGATCCGCATTCGAAAAGACAGCGAGTGGAACGTGCCGGAGCCGGAACTGACTTTGGTGATCAACGCCAAAGGCCAGATCATTGGCTACACCATCGGCAACGACGTCTCGTCGCGATCGATCGAGGGCGAGAATCCGCTCTACCTTCCCCAAGCGAAGATGTACGACGGATCGTGCGCACTCGGACCGGGGATCGTGGTCGCAAGCGCAAAAGACATCGAATTCCTTCCAATCGAGATGGAGATTTGGCGAGGGGACGAGTGCATTTTCGAGGATCGAACCGACCTTTCGCAGATGAAGCGGGAACTGAATGAGTTGGTGAGCTTCCTTTTTCGCGAAATGTCGTTCCCGGATGGCGTTTTTCTGATGACGGGCACGGGGATCGTTCCCGCCGCACCTTTCACACTCGAAGTCGGCGACCACGTCATCATTCGCATCGGCGAGCTTACGCTTGCGAACAAGGTTGGCTAA